One window of Silvimonas iriomotensis genomic DNA carries:
- a CDS encoding phosphoglycolate phosphatase translates to MEIKAFAFDLDGTLVDSIADLARAANAARADLGLAPLTEAVVASYVGDGASSLVARTLADDHAAEFTGTALQKEAMSHFDMHYKQGLTIATTFYPQVQITLSRLHERGFPLAIVTNKPERYTLPLLRELGVSEHFEVVVAGDTLPQKKPSAEPLLHVAARLGVSPSEMLMVGDSKNDVLAAQAAGCPVVAVSYGYGGKMDDMGADRVIQHFADLLEFID, encoded by the coding sequence ATGGAAATCAAAGCCTTTGCATTTGATCTTGACGGCACGCTGGTCGATTCGATTGCCGATCTGGCCCGCGCCGCCAACGCTGCCCGGGCCGATCTGGGCCTGGCACCGCTGACCGAGGCCGTGGTGGCCAGTTACGTCGGCGACGGCGCATCCTCACTGGTCGCACGCACGCTGGCGGACGATCACGCCGCCGAATTCACCGGCACCGCCTTGCAAAAAGAGGCCATGAGCCACTTTGACATGCACTACAAGCAAGGTCTGACGATTGCCACCACGTTCTACCCGCAAGTGCAGATCACGCTGTCGCGCCTGCATGAGCGCGGTTTTCCGCTGGCCATTGTCACCAACAAGCCGGAGCGCTACACCCTGCCGCTGCTGCGTGAACTGGGCGTGAGCGAGCATTTTGAGGTCGTGGTTGCCGGCGACACCTTGCCGCAGAAAAAACCGTCGGCGGAACCCTTGCTGCACGTTGCCGCCCGGCTAGGTGTCAGCCCGAGCGAAATGCTGATGGTGGGCGACTCCAAAAACGACGTACTGGCTGCGCAAGCCGCCGGTTGCCCTGTGGTGGCGGTCAGTTACGGTTACGGCGGAAAGATGGATGACATGGGCGCCGATCGCGTCATTCAGCATTTTGCCGATCTGCTGGAATTCATCGACTAA
- a CDS encoding dihydrofolate reductase, protein MSQRPEVVLIAAMGSNGVIGIENRLPWRLPEDLKRFKARTLGQPILMGRKTWDSLGRPLPGRRNLVITRQADWQAEGAEAWPSIEAALAACDGLERVFVIGGGEIYRQSLELADALYLTEVELAPEGDAYFPQFDRQVWQETAREAAVDEASGARFAWVDYHRKR, encoded by the coding sequence ATGAGCCAACGCCCCGAAGTCGTCCTGATTGCCGCCATGGGCAGCAATGGCGTGATCGGTATCGAAAACCGCCTGCCGTGGCGCCTGCCGGAAGACCTGAAACGCTTCAAGGCGCGCACCCTGGGCCAGCCCATCCTGATGGGACGCAAAACCTGGGATTCGCTCGGCCGCCCATTGCCTGGCCGCCGTAATCTGGTGATTACCCGCCAGGCCGACTGGCAGGCTGAGGGCGCAGAAGCCTGGCCGAGCATCGAAGCTGCGCTGGCTGCGTGCGACGGCCTCGAGCGCGTGTTTGTGATTGGCGGCGGTGAAATCTATCGGCAATCGCTGGAACTGGCAGATGCGTTGTACCTGACCGAGGTTGAACTGGCGCCGGAAGGCGATGCGTATTTTCCGCAGTTTGATCGCCAGGTGTGGCAGGAAACCGCGCGTGAAGCCGCGGTGGATGAAGCCAGCGGCGCGCGCTTTGCCTGGGTGGATTACCACCGCAAGCGTTGA